From the genome of Scytonema hofmannii PCC 7110, one region includes:
- a CDS encoding type IV pilin-like G/H family protein, with the protein MLKPELQVKFLNHLNRRNKKDEGFTLIELLVVVIIIGVLAAIALPSLLSQVSKARQSEAKQNIGSMNRAQQAFFLENNNAFTTELNELALGIRTQTDNYKYEIAAAANTGSHVSNKARSVKKALKSYIGVVYTSNQSVNGVNEAITLAVLCESVNPATTDIANGVDITNGNNNPSCPNDATGAMKTVK; encoded by the coding sequence ATGCTTAAGCCAGAACTACAAGTTAAATTCCTCAACCACCTGAACCGCCGCAATAAAAAAGATGAAGGTTTTACTCTAATTGAACTACTAGTTGTAGTTATTATTATTGGTGTACTAGCAGCTATTGCTTTACCTTCTCTCTTAAGCCAAGTTAGTAAAGCTAGACAGTCAGAAGCAAAGCAAAATATTGGTTCTATGAACCGGGCACAACAGGCTTTCTTTTTGGAAAATAACAATGCTTTTACAACAGAATTAAACGAACTAGCTCTTGGTATCAGAACACAAACTGACAACTACAAATACGAAATCGCTGCAGCAGCCAACACTGGTAGCCATGTCTCTAACAAAGCTAGATCCGTTAAAAAAGCGCTGAAGTCTTACATTGGTGTTGTATATACCTCAAACCAATCAGTTAACGGTGTCAATGAAGCAATTACTCTTGCAGTACTATGTGAGAGCGTTAACCCAGCAACAACCGATATCGCTAATGGTGTTGACATAACTAATGGCAATAATAACCCTTCTTGTCCTAACGATGCGACTGGCGCTATGAAGACAGTGAAGTAA